CCACGATAAGGGGTCGTGATCGGGCCGGGCAATGCGTATTCGGCCGGAATTCCGGCCGATTCTCAAGAACTTCGGGGCACGCCTGTGGATTCGTCGTGAGCCGTGCCTGCGGGTGCGGTCTCGGGCCGTGCCGCGCCCCTTCGCGGGCGCGGCTCACGCCTTTCCGTCGGCCTCCTTGGCCGCCCGTTCCAGCCGCTCTCGATAGTCCTCCCACCACGCCGGGTCGTGCGACGGGATGCCGGTGTTGCCCTCGTTCATGCCCACCACGCCGTCGATGAGTTCCCGGAGGATGTCGGCATGCCCGGCGTGCCTGTGGGTGTCGGCGATCACGCGGACGACGGCGTGGTGCAGCGTCACCTCGTCCCGGTCGTCGGGCCACCACGGCACCCGGCCGACGGTGTCCAGCGGCAGCGCGTCGATGGTCGCGTCCGCGTGTGCCCAGGCCCGGCGGTAGAGGCCCACGATGTCCTCGCGGGACTCGGCGGCGGTGACCCACATGTCCGCGTTGGGCTCGGCGTCGTCGTCGAGCCAGGGCAGTGGCTCGCCCGACGGCCGCCCGAAGGTGTCGCCGAGGTAGCCCAGTTCGACACTGGCGGTGTGCTTCAGGAGCCCCAGGAGGTTGGTGCCGGTCGGCGTCAACGGGCGGCGGGCGTCGTACTCCGACAGCCCGTCGATCTTCCACAGCAGGGCGTCGCGGGCGGATTGCAGATAGTGGTGGAGGTCGGCCTTGGCGTCCGTGTCGGCGGCGGTCATGGCATCAGTCTCCCGCCCGCACGATCTTTGTCCACCACCTTTCCCACCTCACGGCCCACCGGCTTCCGGCCTCCACCGCACTCCGGTTCCCAACGTCCAACCGCCCTCCCGCCGGTCAGGAGGCTCATGGCGCGGATCGGATCCTGCCGACCTGGAGGCCAGGGGCTGGATCTACTGGCGCAGGACCAAGACCCCGGCCTCCCTCGGCGCCGAGCTGGTGCAGGAGATCGATCCCGGGGCCCAGGCCGTCAAGCGCGGGATGGAACAGGAGCGCGTGCGGAAGAACGTCAGGCCGGCCCAGGACCCGCCCTTCCGGGTGGACCTGGACGGGGGCACGGTACACATCCGCCGACCAGGTCCTCCGCAGGCCTCCGGCGCACACGAACCCCGCCCACCCGCAGGCCCGTTGCCGGGAGCTCCGTAGCGCGCGCGATGCTCAGGCGGCCTCGGCCGCGGCCTCGGGCTCGGGCGCGGCGGACGAGAAGTCGTACACCGTGAAGTTGGTCAGCAGGACGTATCCGAGACGCTGGTACAGGGCGTTGCTGGTGGGGTTGCCGGGGTCCGTGAAGAGCACGACCTCCTTCGCGCCCGCGTCCAGCGCGGCGCGGCTCGCCTCGACCGTGACGGCCCCCGCGTAGCCACGACCCCGGAGGTGGGCCGGGGTGTAGACGGGATCCACCCTGACCATGCCGCCGACGATCGAGGTCGAGGCGGCCATGGAGACGGGGGTGCCGTCCGGGGTCTCCCAGAACGTGTAGTTCCGGTCGCCGAAGCGGGAGTCGGCCCAGGCGCCGGCGTCGATCAGGTCGATCGAGTACTGCTCCCCGACATCGACGCAGAACTCCCGGCACCAGCGGATGAGGTGCTCGCGCTCCTGTTCGCCCACGAGGCGACCCCGGCCCTCCGGGAAGGGGTCCGGTGGGGTGAGCGTGCCGAGACGGTAGAGGTGCAGCCGCGTGGTGACCACCGGCTCCGCGCCCGTCCGCCGCTGCCAGGCCTCGGCGAAGGTGGTCGACGCGTCGTGGTCCGCGCTGACGCCGGGAACGGGGTGACTCAGGTCCGCCAGGCGGGCGGCGAGCGCGTCGGCCTGCTCCCGGGTGACGGAGGTGAGGCTCAGGGGGCCGGTCGCGGCGCGCTGGTAGAAGCCGGCGTGGACCTCCCCGTCGCGCTCCAGTCGGCCGAAAACGGGTGTTTCGGTGTGCGTGTGCTTTCCGTTCGCTCGGTGCTTCTCGGTCACCGTCAGCTGCATGGTGTGCAGGGCGGGGCGCGAGCGCAGAAACTCCCCGGCTCGGGAGAGGAACTCGTGGACGTCTTCGGTGAGGTGCCAGTCATCCGGGCGCATGCCTCATGATTTCCCGCGCTGCCGAGATGCCTCGTGCTTTTCCGCCAGGGCGAGGGTTTGGAGCTGCTGCTGGAGTGCGTTCAAAGGTGTTCAGGTGAGCGGGAGTGAGTGTGGGTGGTCTGTGTCGTGTCATGTGGTTCGGCCGTGGTGTCGGTTGCAGTGAGGAACTGGCGTTCTCTCATCGAATGCGTGACCTTCCTGGGCGGCGCTCGTTTCCCAGGGCGACGGGATCTTCGGGTGGGGCCGGGCGGGGGTGACGGGGTGGGTGAGCTGAGGAGTGTGGCGGCGTCGTTCATCGCGTCCGGTCCCGGTGGGGTGGCTGTCCAGACCCGCCTCAAGCACCTGACGTCGGACGATGAGAAGGTGCTGTGTCTGGTGGGCGGGCAGTATCACCAAAGCCACGCACGACCAGTGGGGGCTGGCCCGTCGCTGCCAGCTGGCGCACCTGCAGAATCTGGAAGCCGGTATCCGCACGATCGAGCACCGGCTGTCCTTACCGGTCGGGCAGATGGGGACCAAGCGGGCGCCGGGGGGCTATCGGTCGCGGGGGGAGTGGCATGCGAAGTCGCGGCGGCTGCGGGTGCTTCAGGACCGGCTGGCTGCCGCGCGGGCCGACCGCGAGGCCGGGATCGTGCACGTGGTGCGCGGCGGCAAGCGCCTGGCCCGCACCCGCCACCACCTGGACGAGGCCGGGCTCACGGAGGCCGCGTGGCGCCGGGGCTGGGAAGCCCAGCGCTGGTTCTGCCAGGCGGACGGCGAGTCCGGCAAGCGCTACGGCAACGAGACCATCCGTGTCAGCCCCGGCGGCGAGGTGAGTATCAAGCTGCCCGCGCCGCTCACGCGGCTGGCGAACGCCCCGCACGGCCGGTACGTCCTGGCGAGCCGGGTCACGTTCGCGCACCGAGGCGCCGAGTGGGCCGACCGCGTCGCGGCGAACCGGGCGATCGCCTACCGCATCCGCTACGACACCAGCCGGGACCGCTGGTATCTGACCGCCTCCTGGCAGATCCCACCCACCCCTGCCCTCCCCATCGAGGCCGCGCTCGCGCACGGCGTGGTCGGCGTCGATATGAACGCCGACCTCCCCCACGCTCGGCTTCGCTCGCGCGGGGGGACCCCCACCGCCGCCTGGCGCCTCGACCGGCACGGCAACCCGACCGGCAGCCCGCGCCGCTTCTTCTACGACCTGACCGGCGCCGCCCAGCACCGCGACGCCCAGGTCCGCCACGCCCTCACCCGCCTGCTGCACTGGGCCCGTACCTGTGGTGTGAAGGCGATCGCGGTGGAGGACCTGGACTTCGCCGCCGAGAAGACCCGGGAGAAACACGGACGACGTAAGCGGTTCCGCCGGCTGATCTCCGGCATGCCCACCGGCAAACTCCGCGCCCGACTGGCCTCGATGGCCGACGCCACGGGGATCGCGGTCATCGCCGTCGACCCGGCCTACACCAGCCGCTGGGGCGCCCAGCACTGGCAAAAACCCCTCACCAGCACCACCACCCGCCACGAGGCTGCCGCCGTGGCGATCGGAAGGCGCGCCCAGGGACACCCGATCCGGCGACGGACGACACCGCCCCCACACGACCGGAGTGATGCGGTGGGGCATCGGACCGTCCAGGCCCGACCAGGTGTTCCCGGGCGTGAGGAACCCCGCCCCCGCATCCCCGGACCACGGACACGATCCGTGCCGCCCGGACGCGGAGCGAACGCGGGCAACCAGAACGCCCAACACCGTCCGGGGCGTTCGGCCGAGCACGAGACCTGGCAACAGGACTCACTCCCGCTCAGTCCCTAGGAACGGTTCAAGGCCTCCATGAGAGGCAGCTCGGGGCGGGACCGTCGGCGCCACGGGGGACGGGGTGGCGGGCGAGGATGCCACCCCGATCGTTGTCCGGAAAACGACGGACCGTGGGTGACGCCACCTTCCCGAAGACGCGCTACGCCACGCCGGTGCCGCCGTCATGGCGCACCATGGCGCCGCCCCGGCGGCGTCTCGTGGCGCCATCAGGCGCCATCAGGTGTCATCCCGTGTCGTCCGGTGTCACGTGGTGCCGGTGGGGGCGATCGCCGACTATCGGAGGTGCATTTGGGATCCGTCGGCGCCTCGTCGTGTGCCGGGCATCGAAAGGCGCCTGACCTGCGATGGGTGCATCAATCCTGCCCTGCCTGTCGCGCCGTCGGCATCCCGCCTGCGCCACTCCGGCTTCACATGGCGCCATGCGTGTGCCATGATGGCGTCATGGACCTCACGCCCTACGTCGACCGCCTCCGCCAGGAGCTCGTCGTCGCCGCCGAGGCCGGCGGTGACGAGGCCCGTGCGCTGGCCGAGCGCCTCGTCGCGCCCCTGGACTCCGCCGCCCGCCTCACCCTTCTCACCGCCCTCTCGGCAGCGATGGGCGAGGTCACCCGAGAGCTGGCTCCGGGCTCGGTC
The DNA window shown above is from Streptomyces akebiae and carries:
- a CDS encoding DinB family protein, with the protein product MTAADTDAKADLHHYLQSARDALLWKIDGLSEYDARRPLTPTGTNLLGLLKHTASVELGYLGDTFGRPSGEPLPWLDDDAEPNADMWVTAAESREDIVGLYRRAWAHADATIDALPLDTVGRVPWWPDDRDEVTLHHAVVRVIADTHRHAGHADILRELIDGVVGMNEGNTGIPSHDPAWWEDYRERLERAAKEADGKA
- a CDS encoding GNAT family N-acetyltransferase — protein: MRPDDWHLTEDVHEFLSRAGEFLRSRPALHTMQLTVTEKHRANGKHTHTETPVFGRLERDGEVHAGFYQRAATGPLSLTSVTREQADALAARLADLSHPVPGVSADHDASTTFAEAWQRRTGAEPVVTTRLHLYRLGTLTPPDPFPEGRGRLVGEQEREHLIRWCREFCVDVGEQYSIDLIDAGAWADSRFGDRNYTFWETPDGTPVSMAASTSIVGGMVRVDPVYTPAHLRGRGYAGAVTVEASRAALDAGAKEVVLFTDPGNPTSNALYQRLGYVLLTNFTVYDFSSAAPEPEAAAEAA
- a CDS encoding IS200/IS605 family accessory protein TnpB-related protein — translated: MRRCCVWWAGSITKATHDQWGLARRCQLAHLQNLEAGIRTIEHRLSLPVGQMGTKRAPGGYRSRGEWHAKSRRLRVLQDRLAAARADREAGIVHVVRGGKRLARTRHHLDEAGLTEAAWRRGWEAQRWFCQADGESGKRYGNETIRVSPGGEVSIKLPAPLTRLANAPHGRYVLASRVTFAHRGAEWADRVAANRAIAYRIRYDTSRDRWYLTASWQIPPTPALPIEAALAHGVVGVDMNADLPHARLRSRGGTPTAAWRLDRHGNPTGSPRRFFYDLTGAAQHRDAQVRHALTRLLHWARTCGVKAIAVEDLDFAAEKTREKHGRRKRFRRLISGMPTGKLRARLASMADATGIAVIAVDPAYTSRWGAQHWQKPLTSTTTRHEAAAVAIGRRAQGHPIRRRTTPPPHDRSDAVGHRTVQARPGVPGREEPRPRIPGPRTRSVPPGRGANAGNQNAQHRPGRSAEHETWQQDSLPLSP